In the Micromonospora narathiwatensis genome, one interval contains:
- the pafA gene encoding Pup--protein ligase: MERRIFGLETEYGVTCTYRGQRRLSPDEVARYLFRRVVSWGRSSNVFLRNGARLYLDVGSHPEYATPECDSVTDLVAHDRAGERILEGLLVDAEKRLHDEGIAGEIYLFKNNTDSAGNSYGCHENYLVSRHGEFGRLADVLIPFLVTRQLICGAGKVLQTPRGAVYCLSQRAEHIWEGVSSATTRSRPIINTRDEPHADAERYRRLHVIVGDSNMNEVTTLLKVGTADIVLRMIEAGVVMRDLTLENPIRAIREVSHDITGRRKVRLASGKEISALEIQQEYLARATEFVERRGGDQTAKRVVDLWARVLRSVETGDLDPVAREIDWVTKLRLIERYQRKHDLPLSHPRVAQMDLAYHDLRRGRGLYGLLERRGEVDRVATDPEIFEAKETPPQTTRARLRGEFIRHAQEKRRDFTVDWVHLKLNDQAQRTVLCKDPFRAYDERVERLIASM; this comes from the coding sequence TGTTCCGGCGGGTGGTGTCGTGGGGCCGGTCGAGCAACGTGTTCCTGCGCAACGGGGCCCGCCTCTATCTGGACGTGGGCTCGCACCCGGAATATGCGACGCCCGAGTGTGACTCGGTGACCGACCTGGTGGCCCACGACCGGGCCGGGGAACGGATCCTGGAGGGGCTGCTCGTCGACGCGGAGAAGCGGCTGCACGACGAGGGCATCGCGGGCGAGATCTACCTGTTCAAGAACAACACCGACTCGGCCGGCAACTCGTACGGCTGCCACGAGAACTACCTGGTCTCCCGGCACGGGGAGTTCGGTCGGCTCGCCGATGTGCTGATCCCGTTCCTGGTGACCCGCCAGTTGATCTGCGGCGCCGGGAAGGTGCTCCAGACGCCGCGCGGAGCGGTCTACTGTCTGTCGCAGCGGGCCGAGCACATCTGGGAGGGCGTCTCCTCGGCGACCACCCGGAGCCGGCCGATCATCAACACCCGGGACGAGCCGCACGCCGACGCGGAGCGGTACCGCCGGCTGCACGTGATCGTCGGCGACTCGAACATGAACGAGGTCACCACGCTGCTGAAGGTCGGCACGGCCGACATCGTGCTGCGGATGATCGAGGCCGGGGTGGTGATGCGGGACCTGACGCTGGAGAACCCGATCCGGGCGATCCGCGAGGTGTCGCACGACATCACCGGCCGGCGGAAGGTGCGGCTGGCCTCCGGCAAGGAGATCTCGGCGCTGGAGATCCAGCAGGAGTATCTGGCGAGGGCGACGGAGTTCGTGGAGCGCCGGGGCGGGGACCAGACCGCGAAGCGGGTGGTGGACCTGTGGGCGCGGGTGCTGCGGTCGGTGGAGACCGGCGACCTGGACCCGGTGGCCCGGGAGATCGACTGGGTGACGAAGCTGCGCCTGATCGAGCGGTACCAGCGCAAGCACGACCTGCCGCTGTCGCATCCGCGGGTGGCGCAGATGGACCTGGCGTACCACGACCTGCGGCGCGGGCGGGGCCTGTACGGGCTGTTGGAGCGGCGTGGCGAGGTGGACCGGGTGGCGACCGATCCGGAGATCTTCGAGGCGAAGGAGACCCCGCCGCAGACCACCCGGGCGAGGCTGCGGGGCGAGTTCATCCGGCACGCGCAGGAGAAGCGGCGGGACTTCACGGTGGACTGGGTGCACCTGAAGCTGAACGACCAGGCGCAGCGGACCGTGCTGTGCAAGGACCCGTTCCGGGCGTACGACGAGCGGGTGGAGCGGCTGATCGCGAGCATGTGA